In a genomic window of Gavia stellata isolate bGavSte3 chromosome 30, bGavSte3.hap2, whole genome shotgun sequence:
- the LOC104260525 gene encoding Krueppel-like factor 15 codes for MVSVSCQELLPSLTSSSLLESFASALQHSMPPSLLPGHGSERASGHLQGSGHLLAGSTSHSEDTLLPLAGAKGEDAKPQVTVCEAHLKLPDFCSSLSQDFIPTLEEIEEFLREKDEFLKDEASELHPAGGKVKIKSEISLGSSGGQPVSGVVQEEEVSDAAQPGGTADGSDLAAAAGSVPVVLQIQPLRMDSGSPLAQSATGGVRVAQLVISLQGQNLSLLPQLQPPVTVMDQKYVKIAPLPVAMRPGAPGDVQEVEPTPKYQKAPPSLVRIHKCSHPGCGKMYTKSSHLKAHFRRHTGEKPYTCAWPNCGWRFSRSDELSRHKRSHSGVKPYQCAACEKKFARSDHLAKHVKIHRGQPYSQRRLQGGSRS; via the exons ATGGTCTCTGTGAgttgccaggagctgctgccctcCTTGACCAGCTCTTCCCTGCTAGAGAGCTTTGCCAGTGCTCTGCAACACAGCATGCCACCATCGCTTCTGCCGGGGCACGGCAGCGAGAGGGCGTCTGGCCACCTGCAAGGCTCTGGCCATCTCCTTGCAGGCAGCACCAGCCACTCTGAAGACACCTTGCTCCCTCTGGCCGGTGCAAAGGGGGAGGATGCAAAACCCCAAGTCACTGTCTGTGAGGCTCACCTCAAGCTGCCAGACTTCTGCAGCAGCCTCTCCCAGGACTTCATTCCCACTCTGGAGGAGATTGAGGAGTTCCTAAGGGAGAAGGACGAGTTCCTCAAAGACGAAGCAAGTGAACTTCACCCAGCTGGAGGGAAGGTCAAGATCAAATCTGAAATCAGCTTAGGTAGCTCTGGGGGACAGCCTGTCTCCGGTGTGGTTCAAGAGGAAGAGGTCTCAGACgctgctcagcctggagggACAGCTGATGGTAGTGACCTGGCAGCAGCCGCTGGGAGCGTTCCTGTTGTCCTCCAAATCCAGCCTCTCCGGATGGACAGTGGCAGCCCGCTAGCACAGAGTGCTACGGGTGGTGTCAGGGTGGCCCAGCTGGTTATCAGCTTGCAGGGCCAAAAcctgtccctcctccctcaGCTCCAGCCCCCTGTGACCGTCATGGACCAAAAGTATGTCAAAATTGCCCCCCTGCCAGTCGCCATGAGGCCAGGGGCGCCGGGGGATGTGCAAGAGGTGGAGCCAACCCCCAAGTATCAGAAAGCTCCCCCTTCCCTCGTCCGCATCCATAAGTGCTCGCACCCGGGCTGCGGCAAGATGTACACCAAGAGTTCCCACCTCAAGGCTCACTTTCGTCGGCACACCGGCGAGAAACCCTACACTTGTGCTTGGCCCAACTGTGGCTGGCG gtTTTCCCGGTCGGATGAGCTCTCCCGTCACAAGCGCTCCCACTCCGGTGTCAAGCCGTACCAGTGTGCCGCCTGTGAGAAGAAGTTCGCCCGCAGTGACCACTTAGCCAAACACGTGAAGATCCACCGGGGCCAGCCGTACAGCCAGCGGAGACTTCAGGGCGGCAGCAGAAGTTAA